From Haloglomus litoreum, the proteins below share one genomic window:
- a CDS encoding NAD-dependent epimerase/dehydratase family protein, producing MDRYTLHFPTTTPGATTTSMASRGVALRYFNIFGPRQTDSAYAGVIPIFLEQARNGEPITVDGDGSQTRDFVHIDDIVQANLRAATTDAVGEAFNIGTGTETSVLDLAETIQQATDTDSEIVHTEPRPADIDHSVADISKARELLDYEPRVSLQAGIESMVQE from the coding sequence ATCGACCGTTACACTCTCCATTTTCCGACCACTACACCCGGTGCTACCACGACCTCTATGGCCTCGAGAGGGGTCGCGCTACGCTATTTTAACATCTTCGGCCCCCGCCAGACCGACAGCGCGTACGCGGGCGTCATCCCCATCTTCCTCGAACAGGCCCGGAACGGCGAGCCAATCACCGTCGACGGCGACGGCTCACAGACGCGTGACTTCGTCCACATCGACGACATCGTCCAGGCCAACCTGCGTGCCGCCACCACCGATGCCGTCGGCGAGGCGTTCAACATCGGCACGGGCACCGAAACCTCCGTCCTCGACCTCGCCGAGACGATCCAGCAAGCGACGGACACGGACTCGGAGATCGTCCACACCGAACCACGGCCAGCCGACATCGACCACAGCGTCGCGGACATCTCGAAGGCCCGCGAGCTGCTGGACTACGAGCCCCGAGTGTCACTGCAAGCGGGCATCGAATCGATGGTTCAGGAGTGA
- a CDS encoding Cdc6/Cdc18 family protein: MPDADSIFETGDIFADRELVRVGHVPELDRVVGRDDEVKAVGGALGPATEGGPPETTIIYGKTGTGKSLVARCVTREAHRTATENGYSLQYAYVDCSDYQTETQASREMARGLQTNLHEDAVTENIPRKGIGAPDYRDITWELLDQNDVQSFVVILDEIDKLDGEDLLRSLSRARESGKSEAFIGVICISNKIAYRDRLNERVDSSLQDNELVFDPYDADQLRNILDHRRDAFEDGVLEDGVIPKTAALAAREHGDARKAVDTLYEAGRLAEKEGAATVTEAHVDDALRQAEINRFQKLVSGQPPHVKYILRALALLTESNDQTAFRTAEVYEAYQRVAERLDADPLSYDRVQRLLNEQAFLGITESEYTGGGPGEGSYRIHRLLRDADVVVEAIDGQ; the protein is encoded by the coding sequence ATGCCGGATGCTGACAGCATCTTCGAGACTGGCGACATCTTCGCAGATCGGGAACTCGTGCGGGTCGGGCACGTTCCCGAACTCGACCGGGTCGTCGGTCGAGACGACGAGGTCAAAGCGGTGGGCGGAGCCCTCGGCCCAGCTACCGAGGGCGGTCCCCCAGAGACGACGATCATCTATGGGAAGACGGGAACCGGGAAGTCACTCGTTGCGAGGTGTGTGACTCGAGAAGCTCATCGGACGGCTACGGAGAACGGCTACTCGCTCCAGTATGCCTACGTCGACTGCTCAGATTACCAGACCGAGACCCAGGCGAGTCGCGAGATGGCGCGAGGCTTACAGACGAATCTCCACGAGGACGCAGTTACGGAGAACATCCCGCGCAAGGGCATCGGCGCCCCGGACTACCGCGACATCACCTGGGAGCTGCTCGACCAGAACGATGTCCAATCATTCGTCGTGATACTCGACGAGATCGACAAGCTCGACGGAGAAGACCTCCTGCGGAGTCTCTCCCGGGCGCGGGAGAGCGGCAAGTCGGAGGCGTTCATCGGCGTCATCTGCATCAGCAACAAGATCGCGTACCGCGACCGGCTCAACGAGCGCGTCGACTCGTCGCTTCAGGACAACGAACTCGTCTTCGACCCGTACGATGCCGACCAGCTCCGGAACATCCTCGACCACCGGCGTGACGCGTTCGAGGACGGCGTGCTGGAGGACGGCGTCATTCCGAAGACGGCAGCCCTGGCCGCCCGTGAACACGGTGATGCGCGGAAGGCGGTCGATACGCTGTACGAAGCCGGACGACTCGCCGAGAAGGAAGGGGCCGCGACGGTCACCGAGGCTCATGTCGACGACGCGCTCCGGCAGGCCGAAATCAATCGGTTCCAGAAGCTCGTCAGCGGGCAGCCGCCGCACGTGAAGTACATCCTCCGCGCACTTGCGCTGCTGACGGAGTCGAACGACCAGACCGCGTTCCGAACGGCGGAGGTGTACGAGGCGTACCAGCGCGTGGCCGAGCGCCTCGACGCGGACCCACTCTCGTACGACCGGGTGCAGCGGCTGCTGAACGAGCAGGCCTTCCTCGGCATCACGGAGAGCGAGTACACGGGCGGTGGACCTGGCGAGGGGAGTTACCGGATCCACCGGCTGCTGCGCGACGCGGATGTCGTGGTCGAGGCGATCGACGGGCAGTGA